The following coding sequences are from one Arcobacter nitrofigilis DSM 7299 window:
- a CDS encoding amino acid ABC transporter permease, with translation MFKNVSYTFNWDSVYEYRQKFIDGFIMTIIISFFALILSFIIGLFFTYAQNSKLLVLRFFSRFYIEIIRGTPLLVQILIFFYVFANNLGFENRYIVGTIILALFAGAYVCEIIRGAIESIEIEQFETGLSLGMTNYQIYRYIIFPQAFNRMLPALTGQFASIIKDSSLLSIISISEFTMNAQEVNAYTYSTFESYIPLAIGYLILTYPISYYTKKLENNVQK, from the coding sequence ATGTTTAAAAATGTGTCCTACACATTTAACTGGGATAGTGTTTATGAATATAGACAAAAATTTATTGATGGTTTTATTATGACTATCATAATATCTTTTTTCGCTCTTATTTTAAGTTTTATAATTGGTCTTTTTTTTACTTATGCCCAAAACTCAAAACTTCTAGTATTGCGATTTTTTTCTAGATTTTATATTGAGATTATAAGAGGAACTCCTCTTTTAGTTCAGATTCTAATTTTCTTTTATGTATTTGCAAATAACTTAGGCTTTGAAAATAGATATATAGTTGGAACTATCATTTTAGCACTATTTGCAGGGGCTTATGTATGTGAGATAATAAGAGGAGCAATAGAATCAATTGAAATTGAACAATTTGAGACAGGTCTAAGTTTAGGAATGACAAATTATCAGATATATAGATATATAATCTTTCCCCAAGCCTTTAACAGAATGTTACCAGCACTAACAGGGCAATTTGCCTCTATAATAAAAGACTCTTCTCTTCTATCAATTATCTCTATTAGTGAATTTACAATGAATGCCCAAGAAGTAAATGCTTATACCTATTCAACATTTGAAAGCTATATTCCCTTAGCTATTGGGTACTTAATTCTTACTTATCCAATCTCTTATTACACTAAAAAACTTGAAAATAATGTACAAAAATAG
- a CDS encoding DNA-processing protein DprA — protein sequence MNSIIDFEIPELQNLAKPIKTLFYKGNTKLLKKPKISIVGTRRTLNYTQFTTHQLATKLSLAGNCIVSGGAIGVDTISHRAAGVNNTILVSPCGINYRYPAINKKIIEEIEQQGLVLSSFDEDFKATRYSFVLRNEIVVALGDILIVAQADLNSGSLRSVEYALKMQKEIFVLPHRINESQGTTLLAKKGLAKIIYDIDEFVEQYTRTPIQKEKDNFLEYCKKNPTYEEAIFRYHSLVYEYELSGKIEVKNGFITLT from the coding sequence ATGAATTCTATAATTGATTTTGAAATACCCGAATTACAAAACCTAGCAAAGCCAATAAAGACCTTGTTTTATAAAGGTAATACCAAACTACTAAAAAAGCCAAAAATATCCATTGTGGGCACCAGAAGAACATTAAACTATACACAATTTACCACACACCAATTAGCAACAAAACTCTCCCTTGCTGGAAATTGTATTGTAAGTGGTGGAGCAATTGGAGTCGATACTATTTCACACAGAGCTGCGGGAGTAAATAATACTATTTTAGTAAGCCCATGTGGAATAAACTATAGGTATCCTGCAATAAATAAAAAGATTATAGAAGAGATAGAACAACAAGGTCTAGTACTTAGTTCCTTTGATGAAGATTTCAAAGCCACAAGATACAGCTTTGTATTAAGAAATGAGATAGTTGTTGCTTTAGGTGATATTTTAATTGTAGCACAAGCTGATTTAAATAGTGGAAGTCTAAGAAGTGTTGAATATGCTTTAAAAATGCAAAAAGAGATTTTTGTACTGCCCCATAGAATAAATGAAAGCCAAGGAACAACTCTATTGGCAAAAAAAGGTTTGGCAAAAATTATTTATGATATAGATGAATTTGTAGAACAATATACAAGAACACCTATACAAAAAGAAAAAGATAACTTTTTAGAATATTGTAAAAAAAACCCAACTTATGAAGAGGCTATTTTTAGATATCACTCTTTAGTGTATGAATATGAATTAAGTGGGAAGATTGAAGTAAAAAATGGCTTTATTACTCTTACTTAA
- a CDS encoding succinyldiaminopimelate transaminase, whose product MVFEKYPFEKLNELLDGIEPNSSYEASALTIGEPQFETPQFIQDSLANHTKFLRNYPKTAGESFLKQAMMEFVNKRFDVKLEENNIIPCFGTREVLFNFPQFYLFDKTNPTIAFTNPFYQIYEGAAIASRAEVVHINLTKENDYKAILDDETLKKCDLVVLNYPNNPTAANMSKEELSLWVKKALEFDFVLINDECYSEIYFDEKNKPCSLLEASIYAGNSEFKNVLVLNSISKRSSAPGLRSGFIAGDAEILKDYMKYRTYIGCAAPIPLQYAAATAWSEQEHVQVFRDTYKKNFELAHEILGLDMPQATFYIWLKVGDELEFTKRLYKEKNIKVLPGSFLGREGIGQGYVRIALVENEQKTKEVLNRLKDFMND is encoded by the coding sequence ATGGTATTTGAAAAATATCCTTTTGAGAAATTAAATGAATTATTAGATGGAATTGAGCCAAATAGCTCATACGAAGCGAGTGCATTAACTATTGGTGAACCTCAGTTTGAAACACCACAATTTATCCAAGACAGTTTAGCTAATCATACTAAATTTTTAAGAAATTATCCAAAAACTGCTGGTGAAAGTTTTTTAAAGCAAGCAATGATGGAGTTTGTAAATAAAAGATTTGATGTAAAATTAGAAGAAAATAATATTATTCCTTGTTTTGGTACAAGGGAAGTTTTATTTAATTTTCCGCAGTTTTATTTGTTTGACAAAACTAATCCAACAATTGCTTTTACAAACCCTTTTTATCAAATATATGAAGGTGCTGCAATTGCAAGTAGGGCAGAAGTTGTCCATATTAATTTAACTAAAGAGAATGATTATAAAGCAATTTTAGATGATGAGACACTAAAAAAGTGTGATTTAGTAGTATTAAATTATCCAAATAACCCAACAGCTGCAAATATGAGTAAAGAAGAATTGTCTTTGTGGGTTAAAAAAGCTTTAGAATTTGATTTTGTTTTGATAAATGATGAGTGTTATTCTGAAATATATTTTGATGAAAAAAACAAACCCTGCTCACTTTTAGAAGCAAGTATTTATGCAGGAAATAGTGAGTTTAAAAATGTACTTGTTCTTAACTCTATTTCAAAAAGAAGTAGTGCACCAGGCTTGAGAAGTGGGTTTATTGCAGGTGATGCAGAGATTTTAAAAGATTATATGAAGTATAGAACATATATAGGGTGTGCAGCACCTATTCCTTTACAATATGCAGCTGCAACTGCTTGGAGTGAGCAAGAGCATGTGCAAGTTTTTAGAGATACTTATAAAAAGAATTTTGAATTGGCGCATGAGATTTTGGGACTTGATATGCCACAAGCGACTTTTTATATTTGGTTAAAAGTTGGTGATGAATTGGAATTTACTAAAAGATTATATAAAGAAAAAAATATAAAAGTATTACCTGGAAGTTTCTTAGGAAGAGAAGGGATAGGACAAGGTTATGTAAGAATTGCCTTAGTTGAAAATGAACAAAAAACTAAAGAGGTATTAAATAGATTGAAGGATTTTATGAATGACTAA
- a CDS encoding methyl-accepting chemotaxis protein, translating into MFKNMTISKKLYSGFFVMITIIIIITIISIFKVNFIDNTLNQIVEVNSIKQRYAINFRGSVHDRAIAIRDLVLAKNKDDELFKTSYANIKRLEAYYIESAKPLKEIFDKGLNVDDKEKEILERINETEAKTLPLISKIIELKSNNKDEEAKDLLITHAKGNLRTWLNEINEFIDYEENKNQIATPKARAVASSFSYVMISVLIVSLIIGVLIAFLISNQIVKSVNKVRTGLEDFFDFLNKKSANSSMIDLDTKDELGEMAKTINTNIHIVELSIKEDDEFVKDIARFAKEIGAGNLVAKIDKSTQTKSLIELKEILTSMQNDLEKTIAKNIPVLLDVLESYKNHDFRAKVPDAYSEVSIAINKLGEVISTLLSQSLSVGKILESSSASLIQNVNDLNISSNEAAASLEETAAALEEITATVKSNSNNVIQMSNFANEVNISVKEGQELSKDTSLAMTEISQQVNTINEAIGVIDQIAFQTNILSLNAAVEAATAGEAGKGFAVVAGEVRNLATRSAEAAREIKNIVQQATSKATYGKTISDKMSIGYEELLINIGKTTDIIQDIAKASKEQEQGIFQINDAVNLLDKQTQKNASIAAQTKSIALKTDSIAKEMVSDLGNKKF; encoded by the coding sequence ATGTTTAAAAACATGACAATTTCAAAAAAGCTTTACTCAGGTTTCTTTGTTATGATAACAATTATTATCATTATTACTATTATTAGTATTTTCAAAGTAAATTTTATTGATAATACCTTGAATCAAATTGTAGAAGTAAATTCTATAAAACAAAGGTATGCTATAAATTTTAGAGGAAGTGTTCATGATAGAGCAATTGCAATTAGAGACTTAGTATTAGCAAAAAATAAAGATGATGAATTATTTAAAACATCATATGCAAATATAAAAAGGTTGGAAGCTTATTATATAGAATCAGCAAAACCTTTAAAAGAAATATTTGATAAAGGTTTAAATGTAGATGATAAAGAAAAAGAGATTTTAGAAAGAATCAATGAAACAGAAGCTAAAACTCTTCCTTTAATATCCAAAATTATTGAATTAAAAAGTAATAATAAAGATGAAGAAGCAAAAGATTTATTGATAACACATGCAAAAGGTAATTTAAGAACTTGGTTAAATGAAATAAATGAGTTTATAGATTATGAAGAAAATAAAAATCAAATAGCAACACCAAAAGCTAGAGCAGTAGCAAGTAGTTTTTCATATGTTATGATTTCTGTATTAATTGTATCTTTGATAATTGGAGTATTAATAGCTTTTTTAATTTCTAATCAAATTGTTAAATCAGTAAATAAAGTTAGAACTGGACTTGAAGACTTTTTTGATTTTTTAAATAAAAAAAGCGCTAATTCATCAATGATAGATTTAGATACTAAAGATGAATTAGGTGAAATGGCAAAAACAATTAATACAAATATACATATAGTTGAATTATCAATTAAAGAAGATGATGAGTTTGTAAAAGATATTGCAAGATTTGCAAAAGAGATTGGTGCTGGTAATCTTGTAGCTAAAATTGATAAAAGTACTCAGACAAAATCATTGATTGAATTAAAAGAGATTTTAACAAGTATGCAAAATGATTTAGAAAAAACGATTGCAAAAAATATCCCTGTTCTTTTAGATGTTTTAGAAAGTTATAAAAATCATGATTTTAGAGCAAAGGTTCCAGATGCATATTCAGAAGTTTCTATTGCAATAAATAAATTAGGAGAAGTTATTTCAACTTTATTAAGTCAATCATTAAGTGTAGGGAAAATATTAGAAAGTTCTTCAGCATCTTTAATCCAAAATGTTAATGATTTAAATATAAGTTCTAACGAAGCTGCTGCTTCACTAGAAGAAACAGCAGCCGCTTTAGAAGAGATTACAGCAACAGTAAAAAGTAATTCAAACAATGTAATTCAAATGTCAAATTTTGCCAATGAAGTTAATATCTCTGTAAAAGAAGGACAAGAGTTATCAAAAGATACAAGTTTGGCTATGACTGAGATTTCACAACAAGTTAATACTATAAATGAAGCAATAGGTGTAATTGATCAAATTGCATTCCAAACAAATATTTTAAGTCTTAATGCAGCAGTAGAAGCAGCAACTGCAGGTGAGGCTGGAAAAGGATTTGCAGTTGTTGCGGGGGAAGTAAGAAACTTGGCAACAAGAAGTGCCGAAGCAGCAAGAGAGATAAAAAATATAGTTCAACAAGCGACATCAAAAGCAACATATGGAAAAACTATTAGTGACAAGATGAGTATAGGTTATGAAGAACTATTAATAAATATAGGCAAAACAACTGATATCATTCAAGATATTGCAAAAGCTTCAAAAGAGCAAGAACAAGGTATCTTTCAA
- the murC gene encoding UDP-N-acetylmuramate--L-alanine ligase yields MRIHFIGIGGIGLSALARFLKHSGHEVSGSDMKETPITDELKAEGVKVYSPQSASNIKDPEIVIYSAAVTDENLELIESRIRQIRTLSRKEALPIVLGDRKNYCVAGAHGKSTTTSILASILDCTAIIGAISKDFGSNFRYKNGIVAFEADESDASFILSNPYCSIVTNAEPEHMEYYNYDYEKFFDTYKKFINLGTKKVINAEDEYIKKLGIEDATELYPSVDIKNISYILQDDEPYTKFELKDLGYFEVWGFGYHIAVNTSLAVLAALNELDVEQIRTNLKNYKGIKKRFDILQKCEKFVLIDDYAHHPTEIEATIKSVELYDNLKNLKKRVIIWQPHKYSRTFDNLEGFKRCFKGCDELVILPIWTIPGEHVLEIDFAETFKQYNPIFADKILAKNCAIDIIKDNKVLKTYNEGIVVGVGAGDITYQLRNIVK; encoded by the coding sequence ATGAGAATACATTTTATAGGAATTGGTGGAATAGGTCTTTCTGCCTTAGCAAGATTTTTAAAACATAGTGGTCATGAAGTTAGTGGTTCTGATATGAAAGAAACACCAATTACAGATGAATTAAAGGCTGAAGGAGTAAAAGTTTATTCTCCCCAAAGTGCTTCAAATATAAAAGATCCAGAGATAGTAATATATTCAGCAGCAGTAACCGATGAAAATCTTGAATTAATAGAATCAAGAATTAGACAAATAAGAACATTATCAAGAAAAGAGGCTTTGCCAATAGTTCTTGGAGATAGAAAGAATTATTGTGTAGCAGGAGCTCATGGAAAGTCAACTACTACATCTATTTTAGCTTCTATTTTAGATTGTACTGCAATTATTGGAGCTATATCAAAAGATTTTGGTTCAAACTTTAGATACAAAAATGGAATAGTAGCCTTTGAAGCTGATGAGAGTGATGCTAGCTTTATACTTTCAAATCCTTATTGTTCAATTGTTACAAATGCTGAACCTGAGCATATGGAATATTATAATTATGATTATGAGAAATTTTTTGATACATACAAAAAGTTCATAAATCTTGGAACAAAAAAAGTTATAAATGCAGAAGATGAATATATTAAAAAACTTGGCATAGAGGATGCAACTGAACTTTATCCAAGTGTTGATATAAAAAATATCTCTTATATTTTACAAGATGATGAACCTTATACTAAATTTGAGCTAAAAGATTTGGGATATTTTGAAGTTTGGGGTTTTGGTTATCATATTGCTGTTAATACTTCTTTAGCTGTATTAGCTGCTTTAAATGAGCTTGATGTTGAACAAATAAGAACAAATCTTAAAAACTATAAGGGAATTAAAAAAAGATTTGATATTTTGCAAAAGTGTGAAAAATTTGTTTTAATAGATGATTATGCACACCATCCAACAGAAATAGAAGCTACTATAAAATCAGTTGAGCTTTATGATAATCTTAAAAATCTTAAAAAAAGAGTAATCATCTGGCAACCACACAAATATAGCCGAACATTTGATAACCTTGAAGGTTTTAAAAGATGTTTTAAAGGATGTGATGAATTGGTAATATTACCTATTTGGACTATTCCTGGGGAGCATGTTTTAGAGATAGATTTTGCTGAAACATTTAAACAATACAATCCAATTTTTGCTGATAAAATACTTGCAAAAAATTGTGCAATTGATATTATAAAAGATAATAAAGTTTTAAAAACATATAATGAAGGCATAGTTGTAGGTGTTGGTGCTGGAGATATAACTTATCAATTAAGGAATATAGTTAAATAA
- the nhaA gene encoding Na+/H+ antiporter NhaA, which translates to MKILVNNFMKSETSSGIILIFVTILALLLRNSFLSEYYYSFLHIPIHVAVNDLVIDKPLYLWINDGLMALFFLVVGLEIKRELLQGHLSSWSKISLPAFAALGGMLCPALIYFFFNQNDSNALNGWAIPTATDIAFSLGILSLLGKRVPVSLKIFLMALAIIDDIGAIVIIALFYTSNLSVEVLYVSLFIIFVLFVMNRMGISTISLYFIVGIILWVTVLKSGVHATLAGIILAFAIPLKTKTDDKVNSPVRHMEHNLHNWVAFFILPLFAFVNAGVDLREIDFTKMTHGVPLGIMLGLFFGKQLGVFMFSFIAVKLKLANIPKCTSWLQIYGIAVLTGIGFTMSLFIDSLAFVDDTRYFYTDRLAILIGSLFSGIFGYLILRFAKPKKVCGV; encoded by the coding sequence ATGAAGATTTTAGTTAATAATTTTATGAAGAGTGAAACATCATCAGGAATTATTCTTATCTTTGTGACTATCCTTGCTTTGCTTTTAAGAAACTCTTTTCTTTCTGAATATTACTACAGTTTTTTACATATTCCTATTCATGTTGCTGTTAATGATTTAGTCATAGATAAGCCACTTTATTTGTGGATAAATGATGGACTTATGGCTTTATTCTTTTTAGTTGTAGGTTTAGAAATAAAAAGAGAATTGCTACAAGGACATCTCTCTTCTTGGTCTAAAATATCCCTGCCAGCTTTTGCTGCTCTTGGAGGGATGCTTTGTCCTGCTTTGATATACTTCTTTTTTAATCAAAATGATTCTAATGCTTTAAATGGGTGGGCAATACCAACAGCTACAGATATTGCATTTTCCCTTGGTATATTATCACTACTTGGAAAAAGAGTACCTGTCTCTTTAAAAATATTTTTAATGGCATTAGCAATTATTGATGATATTGGTGCGATTGTAATCATAGCTTTATTTTATACCTCAAACTTATCAGTTGAAGTTTTATATGTATCATTATTTATAATTTTTGTTTTATTTGTGATGAATCGTATGGGTATTTCAACTATTTCTTTATATTTTATTGTTGGAATTATATTGTGGGTTACAGTTCTAAAATCAGGAGTTCATGCAACTTTAGCAGGGATTATTTTAGCTTTTGCTATTCCACTTAAAACAAAAACTGATGATAAAGTAAACTCTCCTGTTAGACATATGGAACATAATTTACATAATTGGGTTGCTTTTTTTATTTTACCACTATTTGCTTTTGTAAATGCGGGAGTCGATTTAAGGGAAATTGATTTTACTAAAATGACTCATGGTGTTCCCCTTGGTATTATGTTGGGACTATTTTTTGGTAAACAATTAGGTGTTTTCATGTTTAGTTTTATAGCAGTAAAACTAAAACTTGCAAATATCCCAAAATGCACAAGTTGGCTTCAAATTTACGGAATAGCAGTTTTAACAGGTATTGGATTTACTATGAGTTTGTTTATTGATTCCTTAGCCTTTGTAGATGACACAAGATATTTTTATACTGATAGACTAGCTATTTTGATTGGTTCACTTTTTTCTGGGATTTTTGGTTATCTGATTTTACGATTTGCAAAACCAAAAAAAGTTTGTGGAGTATAA
- a CDS encoding transporter substrate-binding domain-containing protein: MKKLLFAILSSLLVFILAGCGENEKEQKSEKKVLKVGMELAYPPFEMSDKDGNPSGVSVDFAKALGKYLGRDVVIENIAWDGLIPSLKTGKIDLIISSMTITDERKKSIDFSIPYAQSSLAILANKDSGIKSIDDLNVKGKTVAVKKGSTGHIYAKEHLPNANVLVFDKEAACVLEVVQGKADGFIYDQLTIYKNYAKHMDTTVPLLQPFQKDFEYWGVALKKGSPLKADVDAFIKKAKEDGTFDKLANKYLSDAKKTFDKLNIPFFF, from the coding sequence ATGAAAAAACTTCTATTTGCAATCTTATCATCATTACTTGTATTTATTTTAGCAGGCTGTGGAGAAAATGAAAAAGAACAAAAAAGTGAAAAAAAGGTTTTAAAAGTCGGTATGGAATTAGCTTATCCCCCTTTTGAAATGAGTGACAAAGATGGAAATCCATCTGGTGTTTCTGTTGACTTTGCAAAAGCCTTAGGTAAATACCTTGGACGTGATGTTGTTATTGAAAATATTGCTTGGGATGGTTTAATACCATCATTAAAAACTGGTAAAATAGATTTAATAATCTCTTCTATGACTATTACAGATGAAAGAAAAAAATCAATTGATTTTTCTATTCCTTACGCCCAATCATCTTTAGCAATCTTAGCAAACAAAGATTCTGGTATTAAATCAATTGATGATTTAAATGTAAAAGGGAAAACTGTTGCAGTTAAAAAAGGTTCTACTGGACATATTTATGCTAAAGAGCATTTACCAAATGCAAATGTACTTGTATTTGATAAAGAAGCTGCTTGTGTACTTGAAGTTGTTCAAGGTAAAGCTGATGGATTTATTTATGATCAATTAACTATTTATAAAAACTATGCAAAACATATGGATACAACTGTTCCTTTATTACAACCATTCCAAAAAGATTTTGAATATTGGGGTGTGGCACTTAAAAAAGGAAGTCCTTTAAAAGCTGATGTTGATGCCTTTATTAAAAAAGCAAAAGAAGATGGTACTTTTGATAAACTTGCAAATAAATATTTAAGTGATGCAAAAAAGACTTTTGATAAACTGAATATTCCATTCTTTTTTTAG
- a CDS encoding COG3400 family protein has protein sequence MKKILIILDGIVAKKLLQRIMETNTGDNSYDVVYMNEAIIPEKRPSNFTFFKFDPTSKSKLAMVLDKDIHAQALIALNSKDEMLNVIKNIKEEKPKMQMSILDYWGIDLSDQHINIYKGIDVLANGMVERLPNIPVVAQNIGLKQGEIMEIRIPFGSSYAYRYIGSIEQREWKIFGLYRKQQMIKIKPSLILKPNDVILVIGKPEVLMQVYNAIGKTQGQFPMPFGHNLYLYLDLYLQSVETVKKCVVEVKYLNQVIKNQKLILRITRPTTVDLMGFIKNELGEVNNLIIEIDYGNLGFDALLKKDLRTFDIGLMMISYELFKNKEGISKLVDLRIPILKAGLGDITTIKNSIILLNDTKSYEQISPIIFDVSSQLKLKTKIFNMDPTGQSDKSYILDHFENLAKIFGQKVEIISKEKNPIRELKNQKNILQILPLKKDMFLRRKLNKLFYTNSDLLSFDIKENNQLLIPVIEN, from the coding sequence ATGAAAAAGATATTAATTATATTAGATGGTATTGTTGCTAAAAAACTTCTTCAAAGAATAATGGAGACAAATACCGGTGATAACTCATATGATGTTGTTTACATGAATGAAGCTATCATTCCTGAAAAAAGACCTTCAAATTTTACATTTTTTAAGTTTGATCCAACTTCTAAATCAAAACTTGCAATGGTATTAGATAAAGATATCCATGCCCAAGCTCTTATTGCACTTAACTCAAAAGATGAGATGTTAAATGTAATAAAAAACATAAAAGAAGAAAAACCAAAAATGCAAATGAGTATTTTGGATTATTGGGGAATTGACCTTTCTGACCAACACATAAATATTTATAAGGGAATAGATGTTCTTGCAAATGGAATGGTTGAAAGGCTTCCAAATATCCCAGTTGTTGCCCAAAATATTGGCTTAAAACAAGGTGAGATAATGGAAATAAGAATTCCATTTGGTAGCTCATATGCTTACAGATATATAGGCTCAATCGAACAAAGAGAGTGGAAAATTTTTGGTCTTTATCGAAAACAACAAATGATAAAAATCAAACCTTCACTTATTCTAAAACCAAATGATGTGATTTTAGTAATAGGAAAACCTGAAGTTTTAATGCAAGTATATAATGCAATAGGAAAAACTCAAGGGCAATTTCCTATGCCATTTGGACATAACTTGTATTTGTATTTAGATTTATATTTACAATCTGTAGAAACCGTTAAAAAGTGTGTGGTAGAAGTAAAATATCTAAATCAAGTAATAAAAAACCAAAAACTTATATTAAGAATTACAAGACCCACAACTGTTGATTTGATGGGTTTTATTAAAAATGAATTAGGTGAAGTTAATAATCTTATTATTGAAATAGATTATGGAAATTTGGGCTTTGATGCATTATTGAAAAAAGATTTAAGGACATTTGATATTGGCCTTATGATGATTTCATATGAATTATTTAAAAATAAAGAGGGAATCTCTAAACTAGTTGATCTTCGAATTCCTATTTTAAAAGCTGGTTTAGGTGATATAACTACGATAAAAAATAGTATAATTTTATTAAATGATACAAAATCATATGAACAAATCTCTCCAATAATATTTGATGTTTCAAGTCAATTAAAACTAAAAACAAAAATATTTAATATGGATCCAACTGGACAATCCGATAAGTCATATATTTTAGATCACTTTGAAAATTTGGCAAAAATATTTGGACAAAAAGTTGAGATTATTTCTAAAGAAAAAAATCCTATAAGAGAGCTAAAAAATCAAAAAAATATACTTCAGATTTTACCTTTAAAAAAAGATATGTTTTTAAGAAGAAAACTTAATAAACTTTTTTATACAAATTCTGATTTATTGTCTTTTGATATAAAAGAAAACAATCAACTATTAATCCCAGTAATAGAAAACTAA
- a CDS encoding sensor histidine kinase, which produces MSLEANSIANIIVYVNTDGIILNDGYKILDYSKNFMEKDKSIKSIIFSKTNEKNYVIKRDTWSYENKIDDTYTNLEKDQPSYKIIYSPILKEKVFHYVFPIIFSDTKWGWLHISVSLDKYNKLLENMYGNFIMFFLLILFIIICLSYFIAKLFAEPIIHLNEITKNIAKGQFELRSNYKSNDELGELANSFNHMLQKIELSHKELKKSNKQLKSEIQKGFRREALLIQQSRLAAMGEMIGNIAHQWRQPLSVITTAASGMKLIKELGINEDKKAEVEKLTGIINSSNYLSKTIDDFRNFFKEDKEKEYFNIKQKVEDSLRLVKDTFEFHFIKVEKNYTTDKKAYGISNEYSQALLNILSNAKDAVILNKIKEPKIKIYSFEKDNYVCLRIEDNAGGIKNNVIKKIFDPYFTTKHKSQGTGIGLYMSKVIIEQNMHGKLEVENSKEGAVFTISLPIKKNTFE; this is translated from the coding sequence TTGAGTTTAGAAGCTAATTCTATAGCTAATATAATCGTTTATGTAAATACTGATGGAATCATTTTGAATGATGGTTATAAAATATTAGATTATTCAAAAAACTTTATGGAAAAAGATAAAAGTATAAAATCAATAATATTTTCAAAAACAAATGAAAAAAACTATGTAATAAAAAGAGATACCTGGTCGTATGAAAATAAGATTGATGATACTTATACAAACTTAGAAAAAGATCAACCTAGCTATAAAATAATATATTCACCAATATTAAAAGAAAAAGTATTTCATTATGTTTTTCCAATAATTTTTTCTGATACGAAATGGGGTTGGTTACATATTAGTGTCTCTTTGGATAAGTATAATAAGTTATTGGAAAATATGTATGGTAACTTTATAATGTTTTTTTTATTAATTCTTTTTATAATTATTTGTTTATCATATTTTATTGCAAAACTATTTGCTGAGCCCATTATTCATCTAAATGAGATTACAAAAAACATTGCAAAAGGTCAATTTGAACTTAGAAGTAATTATAAAAGTAATGATGAGCTTGGAGAATTAGCAAACTCTTTTAATCATATGCTCCAAAAAATAGAACTTTCACATAAAGAATTAAAAAAATCAAATAAACAATTGAAAAGTGAGATCCAAAAAGGCTTTAGACGAGAAGCTTTATTAATTCAACAATCAAGACTAGCAGCAATGGGTGAAATGATTGGAAATATTGCACATCAATGGAGACAACCACTCTCTGTAATTACAACAGCAGCAAGTGGAATGAAACTAATTAAAGAACTTGGCATAAACGAAGATAAAAAAGCAGAAGTAGAAAAACTTACTGGAATAATTAATTCATCTAATTATTTATCAAAAACAATTGATGATTTTAGAAACTTTTTTAAAGAAGATAAAGAAAAAGAGTATTTTAATATAAAACAAAAGGTTGAAGATTCTTTACGTTTAGTAAAAGATACTTTTGAATTTCATTTTATAAAAGTAGAAAAAAATTATACTACAGATAAAAAAGCATATGGAATATCAAATGAGTATTCACAAGCTTTACTAAATATTTTATCTAATGCAAAAGATGCAGTTATATTAAATAAAATAAAAGAACCTAAAATAAAAATTTATTCTTTTGAAAAAGATAATTATGTATGCTTAAGAATAGAAGATAATGCTGGTGGAATAAAAAATAATGTAATTAAAAAAATCTTTGATCCTTATTTTACAACTAAACACAAAAGCCAAGGAACAGGGATAGGGCTGTATATGTCAAAGGTCATAATAGAACAAAATATGCATGGTAAATTAGAAGTTGAAAATAGTAAGGAAGGTGCAGTTTTTACTATTAGTTTACCAATTAAAAAGAATACTTTTGAATAA